One Corvus moneduloides isolate bCorMon1 chromosome 21, bCorMon1.pri, whole genome shotgun sequence DNA window includes the following coding sequences:
- the TMEM203 gene encoding transmembrane protein 203 — protein sequence MLFSLRELVQWLGFATFEIFLHGLALLAFSVLLVLKVDGAAAGLSWWIVFVPFFAADGLSTYFTTIVSVRLFQDGEKRLAVLRLFWILTILSLKFVFEMLLCQKLVEHTRELWYGLIMSPVFILLQLLMIRACRVN from the coding sequence ATGCTGTTCTCCCTGCGCGAGCTCGTGCAGTGGCTCGGCTTCGCCACCTTCGAGATCTTCCTGCACGGGCTGGCCCTGCTCGCCTTCTCCGTGCTGCTCGTGCTCAAGGTGGACGGCGCGGCCGCCGGGCTCTCCTGGTGGATCGTGTTCGTGCCCTTCTTCGCCGCCGACGGGCTCAGCACGTACTTCACCACCATCGTGTCCGTGCGGCTGTTCCAGGACGGCGAGAAGCGCCTGGCGGTGCTGCGGCTCTTCTGGATCCTCACCATCCTCAGCCTCAAGTTCGTGTTTgagatgctgctgtgccagaagCTGGTGGAGCACACGCGGGAGCTCTGGTACGGGCTCATCATGTCGCCCGTCttcatcctgctgcagctgctcatgATCCGGGCCTGCCGCGTGAACTGA